A region of Flavobacterium album DNA encodes the following proteins:
- a CDS encoding META domain-containing protein — MKKIIAIFSITAIALTGCRSAKATQPMDLLTANVWELSSINGKAVDAASNRNGLPTASFNTELKISGNGGCNTYSGSYNLNEDGGINISQIMSTKMFCEGSIENEYFKELGKVNMAKIYKNKLTLMEGVEERLVFVPKK; from the coding sequence ATGAAAAAGATTATCGCAATTTTCAGCATAACAGCAATTGCCCTTACAGGATGCCGCAGCGCCAAAGCCACACAGCCTATGGACCTGCTCACCGCAAACGTATGGGAGCTTTCTTCAATTAACGGCAAAGCAGTAGATGCTGCCAGTAACCGCAACGGACTGCCCACCGCTTCCTTTAATACGGAATTAAAGATATCAGGTAACGGCGGCTGCAACACCTACAGTGGCTCCTATAACCTGAACGAAGATGGCGGAATTAACATCAGCCAAATCATGTCGACCAAAATGTTCTGCGAAGGCAGCATAGAGAACGAGTACTTTAAAGAGCTGGGCAAAGTGAATATGGCGAAGATCTATAAAAACAAACTTACGTTGATGGAAGGAGTAGAGGAGCGCCTTGTTTTTGTACCTAAAAAATAG
- a CDS encoding TerC/Alx family metal homeostasis membrane protein, giving the protein MDKDSLFYHPGLLAGFAVLVVIMLLLDLGVFNKKSHAVTNKEAIIWSLVWISLSMAFSGVIYWVFNAESHEVALEKFSQFQSAYWIEKALSVDNLFVFILVFGFFNVPKENHHKVLFWGIIGALVLRAIFIFSGVELIKLTYLPEMTIFGYNVEINVIMTLFGLFLIYAGIKSAFAEDDDDEEKDFSKSPGAKFIYKFFKVSKNYDKDKFFTIENGIKVATPLLVVVGVIEFTDLLFAVDSIPAIFAIAPDDPFILYTSNIFAILGLRALYFLLANFIHLFSKLKYGLAIILSFIGVKMVIAPIYHIESMHSLIVVGGVLVLSVLASVLFPEKEEAAN; this is encoded by the coding sequence ATGGATAAAGACAGTTTATTTTATCACCCGGGGCTTTTAGCCGGTTTTGCAGTACTGGTGGTCATCATGCTTTTGCTTGACCTTGGAGTCTTCAACAAAAAAAGCCATGCGGTTACCAACAAGGAAGCCATTATTTGGTCGTTGGTATGGATATCATTATCTATGGCATTCAGCGGGGTCATCTATTGGGTTTTCAATGCAGAATCACATGAGGTAGCCCTTGAGAAATTTTCTCAGTTCCAGTCGGCTTACTGGATAGAGAAAGCCTTATCAGTAGACAACCTCTTTGTATTTATATTGGTATTTGGATTTTTTAACGTGCCGAAAGAAAACCATCATAAGGTGCTGTTTTGGGGTATCATCGGAGCATTGGTGCTTCGTGCGATATTCATTTTCAGCGGTGTGGAGCTCATCAAGCTTACCTACCTGCCTGAGATGACTATTTTTGGATACAATGTTGAGATCAACGTAATAATGACGCTGTTCGGGCTGTTCCTTATTTATGCCGGTATAAAATCGGCCTTTGCCGAAGACGATGATGATGAGGAAAAAGATTTCAGCAAGAGCCCGGGCGCTAAGTTTATCTATAAATTTTTCAAGGTAAGCAAGAACTACGATAAGGATAAATTCTTTACGATAGAAAATGGCATAAAGGTAGCTACGCCGCTACTGGTTGTGGTAGGTGTTATCGAGTTTACCGACCTTCTTTTTGCGGTCGATTCTATCCCTGCAATCTTCGCTATTGCCCCTGATGATCCGTTCATTCTTTATACATCGAACATTTTTGCGATACTTGGGCTTAGAGCATTATACTTCCTTTTGGCAAACTTTATCCACCTGTTCAGCAAGCTGAAATACGGCTTGGCGATCATATTGTCGTTCATTGGTGTGAAGATGGTTATCGCGCCAATATACCACATCGAGTCGATGCACTCACTTATCGTGGTAGGCGGCGTACTCGTGTTATCGGTACTGGCATCGGTGCTGTTCCCTGAAAAGGAGGAAGCTGCGAACTAG
- the fabG gene encoding 3-oxoacyl-[acyl-carrier-protein] reductase, with the protein MKLLEGKTAIITGASRGIGRGIAIVFAQHGANVAFTYSASVEAAQALEEELKGYGISAKGYQSNAADFNEAQKLADDVVATFGTIDILINNAGITKDNLLMRISEEDFDKVIEVNLKSVFNMTKAVQRTMLKARSGSIINMSSVVGVKGNAGQTNYAASKAGVIGFTKSVALELGSRNIRCNAIAPGFIETEMTGKLPEDVVKGWAEAIPLKRGGSPEDVANACVFLASDMAAYITGQTLNVDGGMLT; encoded by the coding sequence ATGAAATTATTAGAAGGAAAAACGGCAATAATCACCGGCGCGAGCAGGGGTATAGGCCGTGGTATCGCGATTGTTTTTGCACAGCATGGCGCTAATGTGGCATTTACTTACAGCGCTTCGGTTGAAGCTGCCCAGGCACTTGAAGAAGAGCTTAAAGGATATGGCATTTCTGCAAAAGGCTACCAAAGCAACGCGGCCGATTTTAATGAGGCACAGAAGCTGGCCGACGATGTAGTGGCTACTTTTGGCACAATCGACATCCTTATCAACAATGCCGGTATTACAAAAGATAACCTGCTGATGAGGATTTCCGAGGAAGATTTTGATAAAGTGATCGAGGTAAACCTTAAATCGGTTTTCAATATGACTAAGGCGGTGCAGCGCACGATGCTGAAAGCCCGCAGCGGGTCGATCATTAATATGAGCTCTGTAGTGGGTGTGAAAGGCAATGCCGGGCAGACCAACTATGCGGCTTCCAAAGCAGGGGTTATCGGTTTTACCAAATCGGTGGCGCTTGAATTAGGCTCGCGTAATATCCGTTGCAACGCTATCGCACCGGGATTCATCGAAACCGAAATGACAGGCAAGCTTCCTGAAGATGTAGTGAAAGGCTGGGCAGAAGCAATTCCTTTGAAAAGGGGAGGTTCGCCGGAAGATGTGGCGAATGCCTGCGTATTCCTTGCTTCGGACATGGCGGCTTACATCACAGGCCAGACACTAAACGTTGACGGCGGTATGCTTACATAA
- a CDS encoding DUF2461 domain-containing protein yields the protein MITKPVLDFLVELTKNNNREWFTEHKKTFQANDALAKSFFNEVYAGMQKMDSIDKMQVLRIYRDVRFSKDKTPYKNYFSAWFPRTKPAFRGSYYLHLQPGESFIEGGFWEPNAADLMRIRKEFELDDSEIRNIIAASEFKKYFGELQGEGLKTAPKGFDKDHPAIDLIRKKQFLVVRKFTDKEVLDKNFKDEMLASFAAMRPFFDYMSDVLTTNLNGESLLE from the coding sequence ATGATAACAAAGCCCGTCCTGGATTTTCTTGTTGAGCTTACAAAGAACAACAACAGGGAATGGTTTACAGAGCATAAAAAGACTTTCCAGGCAAATGATGCGCTGGCAAAGTCTTTTTTTAATGAGGTATATGCAGGCATGCAGAAAATGGATTCCATTGATAAAATGCAGGTTCTCCGCATATACCGCGATGTACGCTTCTCTAAAGATAAGACTCCCTATAAGAATTACTTCAGCGCCTGGTTCCCGCGTACCAAGCCTGCATTCAGGGGAAGCTATTACCTGCACCTGCAGCCGGGTGAAAGCTTTATTGAAGGTGGTTTTTGGGAACCTAATGCCGCCGACCTGATGCGCATCCGTAAAGAATTTGAGCTGGATGACAGCGAGATCAGGAACATTATTGCAGCTTCGGAATTTAAAAAATATTTTGGCGAACTGCAGGGTGAAGGATTAAAAACGGCGCCTAAAGGCTTTGATAAAGACCATCCCGCAATTGACCTGATAAGGAAGAAACAGTTCCTTGTCGTAAGGAAATTTACCGACAAAGAAGTCCTTGATAAGAATTTTAAAGATGAAATGTTAGCATCTTTTGCAGCCATGCGGCCCTTCTTTGATTATATGAGCGATGTGCTTACTACTAATCTTAATGGGGAAAGCCTTTTAGAGTAG